GCAAAATAGAGACTTATTTGCAACGACTTTTTGGAGTATCATTTAGTAGCAAAGTCGTCGCTGCATGTCGGCAAAAAACGTTGAGAATNCGACGGTTTTACGACTATTTTAATACCGATTAACGACCATACAAAATACGGAAGTAAANNNNNNNNNNNNNNNNNNNNNNNNNNNNNNNNNNNNNNNNNNNNNNNNNNNNNNNNNNNNAGGAGAAAGTTTGATGGGCCTTACTACAGTTGGAAGGTTACTCCACAGCACATTCAAGAGCGATACTTCACGACATTTGCGGTAAGtcaaattatagttttgacAATGCTTTAAACAGTTAACTCTATATAAATGAATTAGTCAATTTGCTAACTtaaatgttttgtgttattgtagCGGAAGTATAATTGGGATATCGGGATTACTGAGCTTGTTAAAgaaggtttcttgaagatagCAAAGAGCAGGATGAAAGGCATTGTCAGTCAAGTTAGGAGGAGTGGTGTACAACCACCATGGATTGGTGATAAAGTATGGCCTATTATGTGCGAATATTGGAACACCCCTGATGCCATGGAGAGGAGTGAGAATGCTTCTCATTGCAGAAACTCGGACCGTGGAGGCCTTGGAGTGCACAAACACTTAGCTGGTCAGAAATCATATGTAcaaattcatcaagaaatggtaaCACTTCTCTTTCCATCCACTTCACCTCaaagtttttctaatgttttcataatttaatgcTCTCACGGCCACTTAAGCTCCtaatgtttttctaaaattttcataatttaatgtGTTTCACTATCATTGTAGGAGGAAGAGCTGGGGCGTCCTGTATCACTGGTCGAAGTGTTTCTTAAAACACACACTCGGCCAGATGGATCATTTGTGGATCAAAAAGCCAAACAAGTTGCTGAGACCTATGAGAAGACCATAGAAGACAGACAAACTGACATGGACAATGATGGTCCAGATTGTTCAGAGAGTTCAACACATCGAACTCTTTCCcttgaagaaag
The sequence above is drawn from the Camelina sativa cultivar DH55 chromosome 4, Cs, whole genome shotgun sequence genome and encodes:
- the LOC104783546 gene encoding uncharacterized protein LOC104783546 → MHFVTTLQLQFWRKFDGPYYSWKVTPQHIQERYFTTFARKYNWDIGITELVKEGFLKIAKSRMKGIVSQVRRSGVQPPWIGDKVWPIMCEYWNTPDAMERSENASHCRNSDRGGLGVHKHLAGQKSYVQIHQEMEEELGRPVSLVEVFLKTHTRPDGSFVDQKAKQVAETYEKTIEDRQTDMDNDGPDCSESSTHRTLSLEERNEIFLECTQTDNRGNPFGLGSLVETLRKGKRKESYASSSAATLAELQDQLRRKISEHESENARRDQEHRESQAVINKLVLFISEKIPEYSAFTVPPPAATQPAIAPTTTAQPIDGGTTPPSSPAAQTPTSNTSSN